The following coding sequences lie in one Cyanobacterium sp. Dongsha4 genomic window:
- a CDS encoding glucose-6-phosphate isomerase: MDNLRLWQRYQDWLYYHPTLDLYVDVSRMGFDDSFYESMLPKFAVAFESVAKLEQGAIANPDEKRMVGHYWLRNTDIAPNQEIKREIEDCLVKIKDFTQKVHSGAIKTPFGEKFTDLLSIGIGGSALGPQFVSQALADINPQLKIHFIDNTDPEGIDRTLTQIKDRLRTTLVLVISKSGGTPETRNGMLEAKHAYEKQGLNFARQAVAITMMDDSSKLYQIVQEEDWLDCFPMFDWVGGRTSELSAVGLLPAALEGIDIDAMLAGAREMDIATRENNLKNNPSALLALSWYYAGNGKGEKDMVMLPYKDSLLLFSRYLQQLVMESLGKEKDLDGNSVYQGIAVYGNKGSTDQHAYVQQLREGISNFFVTFIEVLKDRETKSIELEKNVTSGDYLSGFLQGTRQALYDNGRDSITVTVNEVTPYTVGALIALYERAVSIYAYLVNINAYHQPGVEAGKKAAASILALQKEVLDLIQNNNQSFTIQEIADKIDKLQDIEAIYKILRHLSANNRGIHLEGDRISPSSLQVKYIK, encoded by the coding sequence ATGGACAATTTACGACTTTGGCAACGTTATCAAGATTGGCTTTATTATCACCCCACTTTAGATTTATATGTTGATGTTAGTCGCATGGGTTTTGATGATAGTTTTTATGAATCTATGCTTCCTAAATTTGCTGTTGCTTTTGAATCTGTGGCAAAATTAGAACAGGGTGCGATCGCAAATCCTGATGAAAAAAGAATGGTGGGACATTATTGGCTAAGAAATACAGATATTGCACCTAATCAGGAAATTAAAAGAGAAATAGAAGATTGTCTCGTAAAAATTAAAGATTTTACCCAAAAAGTTCATTCAGGGGCGATAAAAACACCATTCGGAGAAAAGTTTACTGATTTACTCTCTATTGGTATTGGAGGCTCTGCCTTAGGTCCTCAATTCGTTTCCCAAGCCTTAGCAGATATTAATCCTCAGTTAAAGATTCACTTTATTGATAACACAGATCCAGAGGGAATCGATCGCACCTTAACACAAATTAAAGATCGTCTCAGAACAACTTTAGTATTGGTTATTAGTAAATCTGGCGGTACTCCAGAAACCCGCAACGGAATGCTAGAAGCAAAACACGCCTATGAGAAACAAGGATTAAATTTTGCTCGTCAAGCAGTTGCCATCACCATGATGGATGATAGTAGTAAACTATATCAAATCGTTCAAGAAGAAGACTGGTTAGATTGCTTTCCCATGTTTGATTGGGTAGGAGGTAGAACATCTGAACTGTCTGCTGTGGGTTTATTACCAGCCGCCTTAGAAGGTATCGATATTGATGCCATGTTAGCAGGGGCGAGGGAAATGGATATTGCTACCAGAGAAAATAATCTTAAAAATAATCCTTCTGCTTTGTTAGCACTATCATGGTACTATGCAGGAAATGGAAAGGGTGAAAAAGATATGGTTATGTTGCCTTATAAAGATAGCCTTTTGCTCTTTAGCCGTTATCTGCAACAGTTAGTAATGGAATCCCTCGGCAAAGAAAAAGACTTAGATGGTAATAGCGTTTATCAGGGTATTGCTGTTTATGGTAACAAAGGATCTACAGATCAACACGCCTATGTGCAACAATTAAGGGAAGGTATCAGCAACTTTTTTGTTACTTTTATTGAGGTTTTGAAAGATAGAGAAACTAAATCCATTGAGTTAGAGAAAAACGTCACTAGCGGTGACTATCTGTCTGGTTTCTTACAAGGTACTCGTCAAGCCCTTTATGATAATGGTAGAGATTCCATTACTGTTACGGTAAATGAAGTTACTCCTTATACTGTTGGTGCGTTAATTGCCCTTTATGAAAGAGCAGTAAGTATTTATGCTTATTTAGTTAATATTAATGCTTACCATCAACCCGGAGTAGAAGCAGGGAAAAAAGCCGCCGCATCAATTTTGGCTTTGCAAAAAGAAGTATTAGATTTGATTCAAAATAATAATCAATCTTTTACAATCCAAGAAATAGCCGATAAAATAGACAAATTACAAGATATAGAAGCTATTTATAAAATTTTACGTCATCTTTCTGCTAATAACAGAGGTATTCACCTAGAAGGCGATCGCATCTCTCCTAGTAGTTTACAAGTAAAATACATAAAATAA
- a CDS encoding cytosine deaminase yields MLVSHPRYWLKNAHIPLCLIKDNLHLFSNTTRENLCLCDVEISQGKITQIIPACENTIGIDLKKGIVLPCFVDIHTHLDKGHIWERSPNLQGDFQTALETVREDSQRWNEEDLYRRMNFGLQCSYSQGTIALRTHLDCHDNQANISIRVWQQLRQEWREKISLQAVSLVSLDYFLTPEGEKLADKIAEIGGVLGGVAYMNPDIDAQIERVFELAKERNLALDFHADENGEVESICLQKIAETALKTNFDQDILCGHCCSLAVQSPEKANEIIKLVKEANIAIVSLPMCNLYLQDREAGKTPFWRGVTRVKELKQAGVRVAFASDNCRDPFFAFGDHDLLEVFRESVRIAHLDTPYEDWIASVLEIPANLMNLPHLGKIALQSPADLIIFPARYFSELLSRTRFSQGFGHEMAQCDPEGICYAARILIRNGKIEKNSLPKYIDF; encoded by the coding sequence ATGTTGGTGAGTCATCCTCGATATTGGCTGAAAAATGCTCATATTCCCCTATGTTTAATTAAAGATAATTTACATTTATTTTCTAATACTACAAGAGAAAATTTATGTTTATGTGATGTAGAAATTAGTCAGGGTAAGATAACTCAAATTATTCCTGCTTGTGAGAATACCATTGGCATTGATTTAAAAAAAGGAATTGTTTTACCCTGTTTTGTGGATATTCACACTCACCTTGATAAAGGGCATATTTGGGAGCGAAGCCCTAATTTACAAGGAGATTTCCAAACCGCTTTAGAAACTGTGAGAGAAGACAGTCAACGATGGAATGAAGAAGATTTGTATCGGCGAATGAATTTTGGTTTACAATGTAGTTATAGTCAAGGTACGATCGCACTTCGCACTCATTTAGACTGTCACGACAATCAGGCGAATATTAGTATTAGAGTATGGCAACAATTACGACAAGAATGGCGGGAAAAAATCAGCTTACAAGCCGTATCTTTAGTGAGTTTAGATTATTTTCTTACCCCTGAAGGAGAAAAATTAGCCGATAAAATTGCAGAAATAGGAGGCGTATTGGGAGGGGTTGCCTACATGAATCCAGATATTGACGCCCAGATAGAAAGAGTATTTGAGTTAGCAAAAGAGAGAAATCTAGCCTTAGACTTTCACGCTGATGAGAATGGAGAGGTAGAGTCAATATGTTTGCAAAAAATTGCCGAAACCGCCTTAAAAACTAATTTTGACCAAGATATTCTTTGTGGTCATTGTTGTAGTTTAGCGGTTCAAAGTCCCGAAAAAGCTAATGAGATTATTAAATTAGTTAAAGAGGCAAATATTGCCATTGTGAGTCTTCCTATGTGTAATTTATATTTACAAGACAGAGAAGCGGGAAAAACACCTTTTTGGCGTGGTGTAACCAGAGTTAAGGAATTAAAACAAGCGGGGGTTAGAGTTGCTTTTGCCAGTGATAATTGTCGAGATCCTTTTTTCGCCTTTGGAGATCATGATTTATTGGAAGTGTTCAGAGAGTCAGTGCGAATTGCTCATTTAGACACCCCTTACGAAGACTGGATTGCCTCTGTTTTAGAAATTCCTGCAAATTTAATGAATTTACCTCATTTAGGGAAAATAGCCCTACAAAGCCCTGCAGATTTAATTATTTTTCCTGCCCGTTATTTTAGTGAGTTATTATCAAGGACAAGATTCAGCCAAGGATTTGGTCACGAAATGGCACAGTGCGATCCCGAAGGGATCTGCTACGCAGCACGCATCTTAATTAGGAATGGTAAAATAGAAAAAAATTCCCTGCCAAAATATATTGATTTTTGA
- a CDS encoding NAD(P)H-quinone oxidoreductase subunit O translates to MATKIKKGTFVKVIKEKLEGSLEAKASDIRFPAYIFESKGEILDLNDEYALVRFYTPTPSTWFRLDQLEVIS, encoded by the coding sequence ATGGCAACCAAAATCAAAAAAGGTACTTTCGTCAAAGTCATTAAAGAAAAACTAGAAGGTAGCTTAGAAGCAAAAGCTAGTGATATTCGTTTTCCTGCGTATATTTTTGAAAGTAAGGGAGAAATTTTAGATTTAAACGATGAATATGCTTTAGTGAGATTTTACACCCCTACTCCTAGCACATGGTTTCGTTTAGATCAACTAGAAGTTATTTCCTAA
- a CDS encoding lipopolysaccharide assembly protein LapA domain-containing protein — protein MGITKKLFINLIISFWLILIAVFSIQNIDKVSLKFFMFESISIPIGVLLSIIVATGFILGSLLPVLFTNKNTNNKRKNLNRSNSQRTEFSRDLQEENDPLFDWE, from the coding sequence ATGGGAATAACAAAAAAGTTATTTATTAATTTAATCATTAGTTTTTGGCTTATTTTAATAGCAGTGTTTTCTATTCAAAATATAGATAAAGTAAGCCTTAAGTTTTTCATGTTTGAATCAATTTCTATTCCTATTGGGGTATTATTATCGATAATAGTAGCGACAGGATTTATTTTAGGGTCATTATTACCCGTTCTTTTTACAAATAAAAACACTAACAATAAAAGAAAAAATCTTAATAGAAGTAATAGTCAAAGAACAGAGTTTAGCAGAGATTTACAAGAAGAAAATGATCCTCTTTTTGACTGGGAATAA